A genome region from Trichosurus vulpecula isolate mTriVul1 chromosome 5, mTriVul1.pri, whole genome shotgun sequence includes the following:
- the NR4A1 gene encoding nuclear receptor subfamily 4 group A member 1 gives MPCIPAQYGTSAQSPGPRDHFAIDPLIQSGFTKITMDLAGPEVPPTAPTALPSFSTFMDSYTGEFDTFLYQLPGATQPASSSSSSSTSSSSSSTSSSSATSPASSSFKFEDFQIYGCYPGSFSNQLDETLSSSGSDYYGSPCSAPSPSTPGFQPPQLSPWDGSSFGPFSPNQTYDSLRAWTEQMPKGRPQPPAFFSFSPPAAPSPTMSPSPLKLLPPQPAHRLGEGEGYGQAVFSALASGSPHLDGPLSPAKARTGVPGGMEGRCAVCGDNASCQHYGVRTCEGCKGFFKRTVQKNAKYVCLANKDCPVDKRRRNRCQFCRFQKCLAVGMVKEVVRTDSLKGRRGRLPSKPKQTPDSSPVNLLTSLVRAHIDSVPSTAKLDYSKFQELALPQFGKEDPGDVQQFYDLLSGSMDVIRKWAEKIPGFLDLPPADQDLLLESAFLELFILRLAYRSKPGEGKLIFCTGLVLHRLQCVRGFGDWIDSILAFSRSLHSMVIDVPAFSCLAALVIITDRHGLQEPRKVEELQNRIAGCLKEHVSSTSGEPQPPSCLSRLLGKLPELRTLCTQGLQRIFYLKLEDLVPPPAIVDKIFMDTLPF, from the exons ATGCCCTGTATCCCAGCCCAGTATGGGACATCAGCTCAGAGTCCAGGACCCCGTGACCATTTTGCCATTGACCCCCTGATCCAATCTGGCTTCACCAAGATCACCATGGACCTGGCTGGCCCGGAAGTGCCTCCCACAGCTCCCACTGCCCTGCCCAGCTTCAGCACCTTTATGGATAGCTACACGGGCGAGTTTGACACCTTCCTCTACCAGCTGCCGGGGGCTACCcaacctgcctcctcttcctcttcctcttccacatcctcctcttcttcctccacgtCGTCATCCTCAGCCACCTCCCCGGCCTCCTCTTCATTCAAGTTTGAGGACTTTCAAATCTATGGCTGCTACCCTGGCTCCTTCAGCAATCAGCTGGATGAGACCCTCTCATCCAGCGGCTCAGACTACTACGGCAGTCCCTGCTCAGCCCCATCCCCATCCACCCCCGGTTTCCAGCCCCCGCAGCTCTCCCCCTGGGATGGGAGCTCCTTTGGCCCCTTCTCCCCCAACCAGACTTATGACAGTCTTCGTGCATGGACAGAGCAGATGCCCAAGGGTCGCCCCCAGCCTCCTGCGTTTTTTTCCTTTAGCCCCCCTGCTGCCCCAAGCCCAACCATGTCACCGAGTCCCCTGAAGCTGCTCCCACCCCAGCCTGCTCACCGGCTGGGGGAGGGTGAAGGCTATGGACAGGCTGTCTTTTCTGCCCTGGCATCTGGCTCCCCCCACCTAGATGGGCCCTTGTCTCCAGCCAAGGCTCGGACTGGGGTCCCTGGGGGGATGGAAGGTCGCTGTGCTGTCTGCGGGGACAATGCCTCCTGTCAGCACTACGGTGTCCGAACCTGTGAGGGCTGCAAAGGCTTCTTCAAG cgAACGGTGCAGAAAAACGCCAAGTACGTGTGCCTGGCCAATAAGGACTGTCCCGTGGACAAGAGGCGTCGAAACCGGTGCCAGTTCTGCCGTTTCCAGAAGTGTCTGGCTGTGGGCATGGTGAAAGAAG TGGTCCGAACAGACAGTCTGAAGGGACGTCGGGGTCGCCTCCCCTCCAAACCCAAGCAGACTCCAGATTCTTCTCCTGTGAACCTCCTCACCTCCCTCGTACGGGCACACATCGACTCTGTGCCCAGCACTGCTAAATTGGACTACTCCAAG TTTCAGGAGTTAGCACTGCCCCAGTTTGGGAAAGAGGACCCCGGAGACGTACAACAATTTTACGATCTGCTTTCCGGCTCCATGGATGTGATTCGCAAGTGGGCAGAGAAAATCCCTGGCTTTTTGGACCTTCCACCAGCTGACCAGGACCTGCTGTTGGAGTCTGCCTTCTTGGAACTCTTCATCCTCCGACTAGCCTACAG GTCCAAGCCTGGGGAAGGGAAGCTGATCTTCTGCACGGGGCTGGTTCTGCATCGGCTGCAGTGCGTCCGTGGTTTTGGGGACTGGATCGACAGCATCCTGGCCTTTTCTCGATCCCTGCACAGCATGGTCATTGACGTCCCAGCCTTCTCCTGCCTCGCCGCCCTTGTCATCATCACTG ACCGCCATGGGCTGCAGGAGCCTCGGAAGGTGGAAGAGCTGCAGAACCGAATCGCAGGCTGTCTGAAGGAGCACGTGTCATCCACGTCAGGGGAGCCCCAGCCCCCCAGCTGCCTGTCTCGCCTCCTGGGCAAGCTGCCCGAACTACGCACCCTGTGTACCCAAGGGCTGCAGCGAATCTTCTACCTCAAACTGGAGGACCTGGTGCCACCCCCTGCCATTGTGGACAAGATCTTCATGGATACTCTGCCCTTCTGA